The Exiguobacterium acetylicum genome includes a window with the following:
- a CDS encoding ABC transporter ATP-binding protein, giving the protein MISLEQVKKSYTDDVRIGPIDLSIPKGGFTALIGPNGAGKSTTLMMIGRLLDLDAGQIEVAGMDVTSSKSKDLAKIITILRQENHFVTRLTVRQLVGFGRFPYSQGRLTADDETIISKYIDFLELTSLENRYLDELSGGQRQRAYVAMVLCQETEYVLLDEPLNNLDIARSVQMMGYLRHVADTFGRTIITVLHDINFAAKYADHICAMKDGQIAAFGTVKEIMVEETLSDIFETRLEIIEGPYGPIAVY; this is encoded by the coding sequence ATGATATCACTCGAACAAGTAAAAAAATCGTATACGGACGACGTCCGGATCGGTCCGATTGATCTATCGATTCCAAAAGGCGGATTCACGGCATTGATTGGTCCAAACGGTGCCGGCAAGTCGACAACGTTGATGATGATCGGACGGTTGCTTGATCTCGATGCCGGGCAGATCGAAGTCGCCGGGATGGACGTGACAAGTAGTAAATCGAAAGACTTAGCAAAGATCATCACGATCTTGCGACAAGAAAATCATTTCGTGACGCGGCTGACGGTCCGGCAGCTTGTCGGTTTTGGACGGTTCCCCTACTCACAAGGTCGCCTGACAGCGGATGATGAAACAATCATCTCGAAATACATCGATTTTCTTGAACTGACGTCACTTGAGAACCGCTACCTTGATGAATTATCGGGTGGTCAGCGGCAACGAGCTTATGTTGCGATGGTGCTTTGTCAAGAAACGGAATACGTCCTACTCGACGAGCCACTCAATAACCTCGATATCGCCCGCTCAGTCCAGATGATGGGCTACCTGCGACACGTCGCTGATACGTTCGGACGAACGATCATCACTGTTTTGCATGACATCAATTTTGCTGCCAAATACGCGGATCACATCTGTGCGATGAAGGACGGGCAAATCGCTGCCTTCGGAACGGTCAAGGAAATCATGGTCGAAGAGACGTTATCCGATATTTTCGAGACACGACTTGAGATCATCGAAGGGCCCTATGGTC
- a CDS encoding iron chelate uptake ABC transporter family permease subunit → MRPQPSVTRETNRRASAFQSKRLERRYWILLVLFISGGVLSTIGLLLYNNPVPFDSPSFWPVVERRITAVITMAIAAICQSLATVAFHSVTHNRIITPSLLGFDALYSTIQTSMIFFFGAGALVGFTGTNAFLTQVAVMLAMSLLLYGWLLSGKYANLQLMLLVGIILGTGLNSLSSFMRKMLDPSEFDILQARLFGSVTNADAAYFPIVIPIVLVVGLLLYFSSGRLNVVALGKEVSTSFGVNHRGSVIYFLILISLLMSMSTALIGPLTFFGFLVATLSYQVAATYDHKYVFPMAFAIGFFVLTSAYFFMYHIFNTPSVVSVIIELFGGLIFLIVLLRKRSL, encoded by the coding sequence ATGCGCCCTCAACCGAGCGTTACACGTGAAACCAATCGCCGGGCATCTGCCTTTCAATCGAAACGACTCGAGCGACGCTACTGGATCCTCCTCGTCCTGTTCATCAGCGGCGGAGTGCTCAGTACGATCGGACTCTTGCTCTACAATAATCCGGTTCCGTTTGATTCGCCGTCCTTTTGGCCGGTCGTCGAGCGTCGGATTACGGCTGTCATCACGATGGCGATCGCAGCAATCTGCCAAAGTCTAGCGACCGTCGCCTTTCACTCCGTTACGCATAACCGGATCATCACACCGTCCTTACTTGGTTTCGACGCCCTCTACTCGACGATCCAGACATCGATGATTTTCTTCTTCGGTGCGGGAGCACTCGTCGGCTTTACGGGCACGAATGCCTTTTTGACACAAGTCGCGGTCATGCTTGCGATGAGTCTCTTGTTATACGGATGGTTGTTGTCTGGTAAGTACGCGAACTTGCAACTGATGTTGCTCGTCGGAATCATTCTCGGTACTGGTCTGAACTCCCTGTCGTCGTTCATGCGGAAAATGCTCGACCCGTCCGAGTTCGATATCTTACAAGCGCGACTGTTCGGTTCGGTCACGAATGCCGACGCAGCTTACTTCCCGATTGTCATTCCGATTGTCCTCGTCGTCGGTCTGTTACTCTACTTTTCGTCCGGACGACTCAATGTCGTCGCACTCGGAAAAGAGGTTTCGACATCGTTCGGTGTCAATCATCGCGGCAGTGTCATCTACTTCTTGATTCTGATTTCACTCTTGATGTCGATGTCGACGGCGCTGATCGGACCCTTGACGTTCTTTGGTTTCTTAGTGGCGACACTCAGTTATCAGGTCGCTGCGACGTACGATCACAAATACGTTTTCCCGATGGCATTCGCAATTGGATTCTTTGTTTTAACAAGTGCTTATTTCTTCATGTATCACATTTTCAACACGCCAAGCGTCGTCTCCGTCATTATCGAACTGTTCGGCGGTCTGATTTTCCTTATCGTGTTGCTTAGAAAGAGGTCCCTATGA
- a CDS encoding ABC transporter permease, with amino-acid sequence MNGRVEPPARPSFSVVWTKSFIFTLCLVLALATASLFTGVYELRGATNDFDMFWITRVPRTLALMLTGAAMAMAGLVMQLITQNRLVEPTTTGTIEWAGLGLLAVYLLVPAPSLMMRMTGAIVFAFIGTMVFFWFLRSVRLRSSLIVPIIGLMLGAVISAISTFLGLFFRASQAIEGWFVGSFASVQIGRYEYLWIIIGVTVCIFFLASRLTLVGLGEDVATSLGVNYNRLMLIATGLIALSVGVVATVIGNLPFLGLIVPNIVSMFRGDDLRSNLPWVCLIGMATILISDLISRTIIRPFELPVSLILGTVGAAVFIIILLRRRKTGGVR; translated from the coding sequence ATGAATGGAAGAGTTGAGCCCCCGGCTCGACCTTCCTTTTCTGTCGTCTGGACGAAGTCGTTCATCTTTACTTTATGTCTCGTCTTAGCACTTGCGACGGCTTCCCTTTTCACAGGCGTCTATGAACTGCGTGGTGCCACGAACGATTTCGATATGTTCTGGATTACGCGCGTCCCGCGAACACTTGCCTTGATGCTGACCGGTGCTGCAATGGCGATGGCAGGACTCGTCATGCAACTGATCACACAAAACCGCCTTGTCGAACCGACGACGACGGGAACAATCGAATGGGCTGGTCTCGGACTATTGGCCGTTTACTTACTCGTTCCGGCACCGTCGCTGATGATGCGGATGACCGGTGCTATCGTGTTCGCGTTTATCGGGACGATGGTTTTCTTCTGGTTTCTCCGGTCGGTCCGTTTGCGTTCATCGCTGATTGTCCCGATCATCGGTCTAATGCTCGGCGCCGTCATCTCTGCGATTTCGACGTTTCTCGGATTATTTTTCCGCGCTAGCCAAGCAATCGAAGGCTGGTTCGTTGGTTCATTCGCGTCTGTCCAAATCGGTCGCTATGAATATCTCTGGATCATCATCGGTGTCACGGTCTGTATCTTCTTTCTTGCGAGTCGCTTGACGCTCGTCGGGCTCGGCGAAGACGTCGCTACGAGTCTTGGTGTCAACTACAACCGGCTGATGCTGATTGCGACCGGACTAATCGCACTATCCGTTGGTGTCGTCGCAACTGTCATCGGCAATCTGCCGTTCCTCGGCTTGATTGTCCCGAATATTGTCTCGATGTTTCGCGGTGACGATCTCCGCAGTAATCTGCCTTGGGTCTGCCTGATCGGGATGGCAACGATTCTAATCAGCGATTTAATTTCGCGCACGATCATCCGACCGTTCGAACTCCCGGTTTCACTGATTCTTGGAACCGTCGGGGCAGCCGTCTTCATCATCATTCTGTTACGTCGACGTAAGACTGGAGGTGTCAGATGA